The following proteins are encoded in a genomic region of Anas acuta chromosome 28, bAnaAcu1.1, whole genome shotgun sequence:
- the RAB13 gene encoding ras-related protein Rab-13, with protein sequence MAKAYDHLYKLLLIGDSGVGKTCLIIRFAEDNFTSTYISTIGIDFKIRTVEIDGKKIKLQVWDTAGQERFKTITTAYYRGAVGIILVYDITDEKSFENIQNWMKSIKENASAGVERLLIGNKCDMESKRKVQRDAAEKLAKEHGIRFFETSAKSSVNVEEAFSTLARDILQKSTRKAVPSTATTAGSLPEPSAPRRGSSRCRLL encoded by the exons ATGGCCAAGGCGTACGACCACCTCTACAAACTGCTGCTCATCGGCGACAGCGGCGTGGGCAAGACCTGCCTCATCATCCGCTTCGCCGAGGACAACTTCACCAGCACATACATCTCCACCATCG gcATCGACTTCAAAATCCGGACAGTGGAAATCGATGGGAAGAAGATCAAGCTGCAGGTCTG GGACACGGCGGGGCAGGAGCGCTTCAAAACCATCACGACAGCCTATTACCGCGGGGCCGTG GGCATCATCCTGGTGTACGACATCACGGATGAGAAATCCTTCGAGAACATCCAGAACTGGATGAAGAGCATCAAGGAG aatgCATCTGCTGGTGTCGAGCGGCTCCTCATCGGCAACAAGTGCGACATGGAGAGCAAGCGCAAAGTGCAGCGGGACGCCGCCGAGAAG CTGGCCAAGGAGCACGGGATCCGCTTCTTCGAGACCAGCGCCAAGTCCAGCGTGAACGTGGAGGAG GCCTTCAGCACGCTGGCGCGGGACATCCTGCAGAAATCAACCCGAAAAGCG GTCCCGAGCACCGCCACCACGGCCGGCTCGCTGCCGGAGCCCAGCGCCCCGCGGCGGGGCAGCTCCCGGTGCCGGCTGCTGTAG
- the NUP210L gene encoding nuclear pore membrane glycoprotein 210-like, whose product MGRARLPSRLFLPLLFFVLPGLAFKLNVPKVLLPFSRELRVPFVLEAEGGCYSWYSTHNDIVTVESIYENGSICSQKALLSARSSQATKLSGVVIAEESVTGHLLRCDVIVDLINGIEIISRTREIYVEDSPLELAVRALDVEGNTFSSLSGMTFEWSIAKDDDIESLEPSSKVRILKYSEADYSPPDYITEMERAEKQGDRILVSGIKTGAAVIKVRIQESTYKKVAAASIRLLVLENILLIPSHDVYLLVGAYIKYQVAKMVRGKVTELEFPLEHYDLELRDQVIGPGGSNILPVASLEVKTAIVRAVQLGQSTLTFVHKNVHMRAASGLPNCTIYVVEAGFLGFTVYPGDRWILEVQREYVITVEVYDRDSTKVYLSDNLRIIHHFSKEYFEELISSHNGSYHIVQVLKDGITGIKAELVSVLQQDGSQAYLPVPVRHEQEVKIYLPIKLSPSVLAFPHHPMEVLYRYNLQVEGGSGNFSWISSNQTVVTVTIKGVVTGGLAQGHCIVQARDVQNPLHYGEIQGSLFSGQIIVYVEQLAKVELLPFRADVEIGQILEAPLKMYFTERETRENIAFTDCSLLPLDISMEKQGVFVLAEEGNQKPGQTFCSSFQLEAKSVGHTLLTASIIVHHQHFETSAVFAAYEPLKAVNPVEMALVTWQAAKEMVFEGGPGPWVLEPSRFFSELTVEHEEKIEAVQVRFPTKRKLNQYVYQVVCLQLGEQVLTFRVGNQPGLLNPAPAVEAIQVTFICAHPASMSVTPVYEAATGVQPCPLPQQSKQLVPISSMRSTVLELAVFDHQRRKFDNFSSLVLEWKSSNETLAHFSEARSMKMVAKDDGTGQTQLHGHQLLEVHQIKGTVYVGVSFVNYALQGGPKEVSNLLTSASVELLLVEDVTVVPDNATIYNHPAVKELFDLVEGSGYFLVNSSEGGIVNMKYREAESAIEVTPLQPGSLSLEIYDLCLALLEPVTAYLHVSDMYEVEVDLTDKLEIGKSVVVTVQVLGFQRLPLQSKYFKYMKLTLQAASPIVTLAQMEEVGEYSELHVLQAVAVGQTTLVATAWDKMGRRITSAPRKVEVFPPFKLIPKKITLIPHNMVQVMSEGGPQPQSSIHFSVTNSSVAEVNQLGQVTARTVGTTTIQGAIRVVSEDTGGVTVFSQDQVELEVVQLKAVRIHVPATRLITGTEMPVFVVGLNNVLTPFSFSNANPELRFQWSVSKRDVLDLLPRHTKVSIQLQSDNNVAMVVHTKSAGRTSIKVMVRCLNASAGQFEGNVTELSDEVQILVFDKLSLFSPSFSTEQILMSTNSQLKLYTNREGAAFVSFQILQCYPNSSVLEEHDQGVLRAGPITGIAVLEVTSLELFGVNQTIITGIQVAPISYLRINISPKIYTAGGLSLATFPLGMSFTITVEFYNSIGEKFHAQNAQLHLSVNRDDLLLIRPANKNHTYNAQAVNRGVTLLTVQDERHPGVADYIPVPVEPAIKPDLSKPVAVGDVICFSSPLVNQEGASGMWRISPSDMLDIDSVSGAALVRNTGTATIYHDIPGTGKTYGEVVVNGSSNLSFQIGQKNYLTNAPDSSAFHVPVTTSSGRETLRGPCSPTQLSAITNRLRPESYLTCGVGFNNTVLDVSAGEVFLVQSGFNIQEGLYACVITAKPQPNEVLLALSLADASVYVTVSHSSDERKGDVQEILVPFLPAFYLYQSELVFSITQLTGVLQVLGVEKVLEKLEVQPSSPALTVMPPERSLSVPGLVSYVVSVVNFTSLQQMPAPAFVTVSCALTGQRAVAAVRAISRDCAPGQCRDVGIHHQLASSYHVLLFTLFAVSALTAAMFLAYNAFLTRLQTVPVVYVPTTAVPHTGYSYPGSSQHERTQLGLWSVRR is encoded by the exons gaTTTTAAAATACTCAGAAGCTGACTACTCTCCACCAGACTACATAACTGAGatggaaagagcagaaaaacaaggagACAGGATTCTGGTGTCAGGAATCAAAACTGGTGCAGCAGTCATAAAAGTCCGAATACAAGAATCAACCTACAAG AAAGTAGCTGCTGCCTCGATCCGTTTGCTGGTTCTAGAGAATATCCTCCTGATACCGTCTCACGATGTTTACCTCCTGGTTGGAGCATACATAAAATACCAAGTAGCAAAAATGGTCCGGGGGAAGGTGACAG AATTAGAATTTCCTCTTGAACACTATGACCTTGAACTTCGCGATCAAGTTATTGGGCCTGGTGGCTCTAACATTCTGCCAGTGGCCAGCCTGGAGGTGAAGACAGCCATTGTGAGAGCAGTGCAGTTAGGACAGAGCACTCTTACCTTTGTTCATAAAA ATGTGCACATGCGAGCTGCTTCTGGACTTCCAAATTGCACTATCTATGTCGTAGAAGCTGGATTTTTAG gtttCACTGTCTATCCAGGAGACAGATGGATCCTGGAAGTGCAGCGAGAGTATGTGATCACTGTAGAAGTTTATGATAGAGACAGCACTAAAGTTTATTTATCCGAT AATCTCCGAATAATTCACCACTTTTCTAAGGAGTATTTTGAAGAGCTAATATCTTCTCATAATGGATCTTACCATATAGTTCAAGTCCTAAAAGATGGCATCACAGGGATAAAAGCTGAACTGGTTTCTGTTCTTCAACAG GATGGCTCTCAGGCTTACTTACCTGTACCAGTCAGGCACGAACAGGAGGTGAAGATTTACCTTCCCATCAAACTGTCACCTTCTGTCCTTGCGTTTCCACACCATCCCATGGAAGTCCTGTATCGATACAACCTTCAG GTAGAAGGAGGCAGTGGCAATTTCTCATGGATTTCCTCCAACCAGACTGTGGTCACCGTCACCATAAAAGGTGTCGTGACCGGAGGCTTGGCCCAGGGGCACTGCATTGTTCAGGCCAGAGATGTACAGAACCCCTTACATTATGGAGAAATACAGGGAAGTCTCTTTTCTGGGCAGATTATT GTGTATGTGGAACAGCTGGCAAAGGTGGAACTTTTGCCATTTCGTGCAGACGTTGAGATTGGCCAAATTTTGGAAGCTCCTCTCAAGATGTATTTCACGGAGAGGGAAACAAGGGAGAACATTGCTTTCACTGATTGTTCCCTCTTACCTTTGGATATAAGCATGGAAAAGCAAGGAGTATTTGTCCTTGCTGAAGAAG GTAATCAGAAGCCTGGACAGACATTCTGCTCCAGCTTCCAGTTAGAAGCAAAGTCTGTAGGACATACGCTACTGACAGCAAGCATTATTGTGCACCATCAGCATTTTGAAACAAGTGCAGTGTTTGCTGCTTATGAACCTCTCAAG GCTGTCAACCCAGTAGAGATGGCTTTAGTGacctggcaggcagcaaagGAGATGGTATTTGAAGGTGGGCCAGGACCGTGGGTTTTGGAACCATCTCGTTTCTTTTCGGAACTAACTGTGgagcatgaagaaaaaattgaGGCTGTACAAGTCCGATTTCCaacaaaaaggaaactgaaCCAGTACGTTTATCAGGTTGtatgcctgcagctgggggagcaA GTGCTCACGTTCCGAGTAGGTAACCAGCCAGGGCTCCTGAACCCTGCTCCTGCCGTGGAGGCGATCCAGGTGACGTTCATCTGTGCTCATCCCGCCAGTATGTCTGTGACCCCCGTGTATGAAGCAGCTACTGGTGTTCAGCCTTGTCCATTGCCGCAGCAGAGCAAACAGCTA GTCCCCATATCCAGCATGAGGAGTACGGTTCTGGAGTTAGCTGTGTTTGATCATCAGCGGCGGAAGTTTGACAACTTCAGTTCTCTGGTGCTCGAGTGGAAATCGTCCAATGAAACCCTTGCACACTTCTCTGAGGCTAGAAGCATGAAGATGGTAGCGAAGGATGATGGGACTGGGCAGACCCAGCTTCACG GACATCAGCTTCTAGAAGTGCACCAAATTAAAGGTACTGTTTATGTTGGAGTCAGCTTTGTGAACTACGCATTACAAGGTGGCCCAAAA GAAGTGTCTAACCTGCTTACCTCTGCTTCTGTGGAGCTTTTATTGGTAGAGGATGTGACTGTCGTGCCAGATAATGCCACTATATATAATCATCCTGCTGTAAAG GAGCTATTTGACCTAGTGGAAGGATCTGGATACTTTCTGGTCAACAGCAGTGAGGGTGGAATAGTAAACATGAAGTATCGGGAGGCGGAAAGTGCCATTGAG GTCACCCCTCTGCAGCCTGGATCTTTAAGCCTGGAAATTTATGATCTCTGTTTGGCATTGTTGGAACCGGTTACTGCCTATCTGCACGTGTCTGACATGTATGAAGTGGAAGTGGATCTCACTGATAAG CTTGAGATTGGCAAATCTGTCGTTGTTACTGTTCAAGTCCTGGGTTTTCAGCGACTTCCCTTGCAGAGTAAATACTTCAAGTACATGAAGCTGACGCTGCAAGCAGCATCACCTATTGTTACACTTGC GCAAATGGAAGAAGTGGGAGAATATTCTGAACTGCACGTACTTCAGGCTGTTGCTGTAGGCCAGACTACTTTGGTAGCTACAGCCTGGGACAAGATGGGAAGAAGAATTACTTCTGCTCCTCGGAAAGTTGAG GTCTTTCCTCCATTTAAACTGATTCCAAAGAAAATTACTCTTATTCCACACAACATGGTGCAA GTGATGTCAGAAGGTGGTCCCCAGCCGCAGTCCAGCATCCACTTCTCTGTCACTAACTCCTCTGTTGCTGAGGTTAACCAGCTTGGACAAGTCACAGCAAGAACAGTAGGAACAACCACGATACAGGGCGCTATTCGGGTGGTTAGTGAAGACACAGGAGGAGTTACTGTTTTTTCACAG gatCAAGTGGAATTAGAAGTAGTTCAGTTAAAAGCAGTAAGAATTCACGTACCTGCTACAAGACTTATAACAGGCACCGAG ATGCCAGTCTTTGTCGTGGGGCTGAACAACGTGCTGactccattttccttcagtaatGCTAACCCAGAACTGAGATTTCAGTGGTCAGTGAGCAAAAGAGATGTTCTAGACCTTCTTCCTCGACACACGAAG GTTTCCATCCAGCTCCAGTCAGACAATAATGTTGCCATGGTTGTGCACACAAAATCAGCAGGTAGAACCAGTATTAAGGTGATGGTGCGGTGTCTGAATGCATCTGCTGGGCAGTTTGAAGGAAACGTGACTGAACTATCAGATGAAGTGCAAATCCTG GTATTTGATAAGCTGTCGCTATTCTCTCCCTCGTTTTCCACTGAGCAAATTTTAATGTCCACGAATTCTCAACTCAAGCTGTACACAAACAG GGAAGGGGCTGCATTTGTGAGCTTTCAGATCTTGCAGTGTTACCCCAACTCTTCTGTCCTCGAGGAGCACGACCAAGGTGTCCTGAGAGCTGGACCCATCACAGGCATCGCAGTGTTGGAAGTGACTTCTCTAGAGCTCTTTGGAGTCAATCAGACAATCATAACGGGCATCCAG gttgcACCCATTTCCTATTTAAGGATAAATATTAGTCCCAAAATCTACACAGCTGGTGGCTTGTCCTTGGCTACATTTCCCCTGGGGATGTCCTTTACCATTACAGTTGAGTTCTACAACAGCATTGGGGAGAAGTTCCATGCCCAGAACGCCCAGCTGCACTTATCTGTGAACAG agatGACTTGCTACTCATTAGACCTGCAAATAAGAATCACACATACAATGCTCAGGCTGTGAACAGAGGAGTGACGCTCTTGACTGTGCAGGACGAGAGGCACCCAGGCGTGGCTGACTACATCCCAGTGCCTGTGGAACCCGCCATCAAGCCAGATCTCTCAAAGCCTGTGGCAGTAGGAGATGTAATCTGTTTCAGCTCACCCCTTGTAAACCAAGAAG GTGCCTCAGGGATGTGGCGTATTTCCCCCAGTGATATGCTGGACATAGACAGCGTGAGCGGAGCAGCGTTAGTGAGGAACACAGGAACAGCTACGATCTACCACGATATCCCAGGCACAGGGAAAACATACGGAGAG GTAGTTGTCAACGGTTCTTCAAATCTAAGTTTCCAGATTGGTCAAAAAAACTATTTAACAAATGCTCCTGATTCTTCTGCATTCCACGTTCCCGTCACCACAAGCAGTGGAAGAGAAACCCTCAGAG GCCCCTGCAGCCCGACTCAGCTCAGCGCGATCACAAATCGGCTTCGGCCGGAGTCTTACTTGACATGTGGAGTTGGGTTCAACAACACCGTGCTGGACGTTTCAGCTGGGGAGGTCTTCCTCGTGCAGTCAGGATTCAACATCCAAGAAG GTCTTTATGCCTGTGTGATCACAGCTAAACCCCAGCCCAATGAAGTCCTCCTGGCTCTGAGCTTGGCTGATGCTTCTGTATACGTGACCGTTTCTCACAGCAGTGACGAGAGGAAGGGGGACGTGCAAGAAATCCTTgttcctttcctccctgccttcTACCTCTACCAGTCAGAATTGGTTTTTAGTATCACACAGCTAACTGGTGTGCTACAAGTGCTGGGAGTTGAAAAAGTATTAGAGAAGCTGGAG GTTCAGCCCAGCTCTCCGGCTCTAACCGTGATGCCTCCGGAGCGTTCTCTCAGCGTGCCCGGGCTTGTCTCCTACGTGGTCAGCGTGGTCAACTTCACCTCTCTCCAGCAGATGCCAGCACCAGCCTTCGTCACCGTGTCTTGTGCTCTCACCGGCCAAAGGGCAGTGGCAGCAGTGAGAGCAATCAGCAGGGACTGTGCGCCCG GTCAGTGCAGAGACGTGGGAATTCATCACCAGCTAGCGAGCTCTTACCACGTCCTTCTCTTCACTCTCTTTGCTGTTTCGGCACTGACAGCTGCTATGTTCCTGG CCTACAACGCGTTCCTGACCAGGCTGCAAACGGTGCCTGTTGTGTACGTGCCTACCACCGCTGTGCCTCACACAG GATATTCCTAtcctggcagctcccagcaTGAAAGGACTCAGCTGGGGCTCTGGAGCGTGCGGAGGTGA
- the RPS27 gene encoding small ribosomal subunit protein eS27, translating into MPLAKDLLHPSPEEEKRKHKKKRLVQSPNSYFMDVKCPGCYKITTVFSHAQTVVLCVGCSTVLCQPTGGKARLTEGCSFRRKQH; encoded by the exons ATGCCC CTGGCCAAGGACCTGCTGCACCCGTCCCccgaggaggagaagaggaagcacAAGAAGAAGCGCCTGGTGCAGAGCCCCAACTCCTACTTCATGGACGTCAAGTGCCCCG GGTGCTACAAGATCACCACGGTGTTCAGCCACGCGCAGACCGTCGTGCTGTGTGTCGGCTGCTCCACCGTGCTGTGCCAGCCCACCGGCGGCAAGGCGAGGCTCACAGAAG GATGCTCCTTCAGGCGGAAGCAGCACTGA
- the JTB gene encoding protein JTB yields MGPGWPRGWALLAALGALGLGLRAAAAAVAVGEERRSASSTPSTPCWQLEDFVVAQECGRCSSFQAKTVPECGPTGFVERISCAASKRDEFKSCRSAVLEAHVFWRFVGTMMCVAAVFAVLVVCRQRVLDRKALEKVRKQIESI; encoded by the exons ATGGGCCCGGGGTGGCCGCGGGGCTGGGCGCTGCTGGCGGCGCTGGGAGCGCTGGGGCTCGGCCTGCG ggcggcggcggcggcggtggcggtgggCGAGGAGCGGCGATCGG CGAGCTCCACGCCGAGCACACcgtgctggcagctggaggaCTTCGTGGTGGCGCAGGAGTGCGGCCGCTGCTCCAGCTTCCAGGCG AAGACGGTCCCGGAGTGCGGCCCCACCGGCTTCGTGGAGCGCATCAGCTGCGCCGCCTCCAAGCGGGACGAGTTCAAGAG CTGCCGCTCGGCGGTGCTGGAGGCTCACGTCTTCTGGAGGTTCGTGGGCACCATGATGTGCGTGGCGGCCGTGTTCGCGGTGCTGGTGGTGTGCCGGCAGCGCGTGCTGGACAGGAAGGCGCTGGAGAAGGTCCGCAAGCAAATCGAGTCCATCTAG